One Chloroflexota bacterium genomic window, TTGCCGGCGACGAGAAAGAAAGTCGCAGAGAATCCGTATCGCTCGAGGATCGGCCACGCCCGAGATCGACCGTCGGCGTAGCCGTCATCGATGGTGATGACGACAGATCGAGCGGGAGGCAGACGATATTCGCGGAGGTACCGAACGAGGTCGTCGAGGGGAAGCACGTGGTAACCGGCGCGGCGAAGCCAGGCCATTTGGCGGTCGAAGCGCGAGGCGGGCACCACGTACCGGCTCGGTTCCTCCTCCTCACCTCCAAAGGCGTGATACATCAGGACCACTGGCCCACGAGTGAGACGTCGCCACGTATCGCGATCCGTCACGGCTCGCCGTACGCCTCGCCAATAGGCGTACCGGTCGACCATCTGGTACCAGATTGGAGACCGCTTTTCGCCGAGCAAATGGCCGAGTGCCACGAGCGGACCGACCGGAACCCCAAGAAACAGCACGGTGCGCCGCAGCACCGTTTCCCAGAGGCCCGCCTCCCCGAATCGCCCGAGACGTATCTGACGGAGCATCGGCGGATGGCGTGCGTAGAGCTGGACGCTGGCAATCCCGGCGCGCTCCGTGTCGCGAGCGATCGCCGAGCCGTTTTTCCGATAGATCTGGATAGCCCTCGCGTCTCCCAGATACTTCACCGCGAGCCCCAGCTTCACGAGACGATAGCCAAGCTCTACGTCGTGGCTGCGTGCGAGATCAACGGCAAACCCGCCGACCTTCCGGAAGGCGTCCCGAGGAACGGACAGATTGCCGGTGTAGCAGTCCATATAGGTCGGGGCCCGGCTGCCACTCTCCAGCTCCGCGTAGTGCCGCTCCCACCAATCGGCGAAGCTCCGCGTGTAGCCGTCGGTCCGCCGGGGAAGCTGTAGACCGATCTGGCCAATGCCCACGATTCCCTCTTCGGTGGTCTGCGCCCGCAAGTGGGACGCGATGAGCGCCGGACCAGCCACAATGTCGTCGTCGGTGAATAGGCAATATCGGCCAGTGGCCGAGGCGACCCCTCGGTTCAGGGCGGCCCCCTGGCCGGTGTTCGCTTGATGGATGACCGTGAGCTTGAACGAGGGTCGAAAGCGTGCGAGCGTATGGGCCGTCGCGTCGGTCGACCCGTCGTCGACGACGATGACCTCGTAGTCATCAGCCGGCTGTGTCTGATGGTTCAGGGCCTCGAGGCAGCGCCGGACCATCGGCGCCCGGTTGTACGTGGCGACCACGACGCTCAGCGCGACCACGCGACCGACCTCGCATTCGTCAGCTGCTCGTAGAGCCGCTCGTAACTCGCGGCTGCAAGGTTCCAGCCAAGATTGGCGCACGCCCATTCCCGCGCGTGGATGGCCAGCGTGACCCGCTGCGCCGCGTCCGCCAGCAGCCGCGTTATCGCGTCGGCAAATTGCTCGTCGGTCTCGGCCAGAAGGACCTCCTTGCCGTCGCGCATATCCGCGAGCCCTTCGAGCGCAATCGGGGACGCAACAAGCGGCTTTCCGCACGCGAGCGCCTCCAGAACCTTTACCCGCATGCCGCCCCCACGGCGAATCGGAGCGACGACGACCGATGCCGCGTCGAGGAACGGCGTCACACTCGGCACACGGCCGGTGACGGTGACGCTCGCGTTCGCCAGCGCCACGACGTTCGCCGGTGGATCGGCGCCGACCAGGTCCAGATGGGCGTCGGGTACCCGATCCCGCACGGTCGGGAAGATGTCGCGCGCGAGTCGAATGGCCGCGTCGACGTTCGGTGGGTGGATGAAGCTGCCAACGAAACAGACGCGGGGTGGCGAGCTGCCGGTGGGATTGAGGGGCTCATCGGGAATCGTTGCCCCGAGCGGGATCTGAGCGATCGGCGTGCCTGGAGTTGCGTGTTCTACCGCTCGCCGGTCGCGAGCCGTAAAGACCACGGCTGCCTGCACGTGCTCCAGGGCGTGACGCTCGAACCGTTCCCAGAGGGCAACTTCGAGACGAGCCGCCGCGCTCGCCACGAATCCCGTTGCCGCCGATGCGCGCTCCCGCGCGGTGAGGGTTCCCGGCTCGTGGATCGTAAGCAACTTGGGCACTCGCGGATCACAGATCGAAAGGTACTGCGCCATCACCAGATGCTCGATCTGAATGATGTCCGGACGCCACTGCGCGATCGCCCGCGCGGCAGCACGCCGGAATTTACCTGTCTGCCAGTCGGCGGTCGCCATTGGGCGGAGCCGAAGCATGGCAGCAAGCCTGCGACGGCGGGCCTCCCATTCAGACCGAACGGTCGGACGCGGCACCTCGATCACGAATGCGCACGTTCGGCGAAGCCCCTCGCTCATGGGAGGCTCGCCCTCTGTCTGGAGATAGAGGACCGCGACGTCGTGGCATCGAGCGATCATTCCCAACAGCGCGGCCGCGACACGACCGCCTCCGTGCACGGCGTCGGCGGAGGGCGAGCACGGCAGTAGAACCAGGATACGCCTCCGGCTGGTCGGCCTCCGCGTCCGTCCGATCTCGCGCTTCAGCAGCATCGGCGCTCCCGCGTCACGCGGCCGCATGAACGGGCCCTCCTGCTTGGCCCGTCACCAGCTCGCGCGTACGGTCTGCCACGATGCCGAGGAAGGGCCGTGGAGCGTCAGCGCCGCGACGGCGAACCTCGTTGGCCGCGTGCTGGATCCAGCACGCGTCGAAACTCAGCGCGGCGACGTCCGGGGGCACGCCGAGACATTCGCGGAGCCGCCGCTCGATCTGCGCCGCGATTCCCGTGTATCGGCCGTGCGCGCCGAAGCACGCCTCGTAGCCTCGCTTGCGGTCGGTGTATCGCGCGGCGGCAGCAGCGATGTCCGCCAGGGCGTAGGAGAAATCGAGCATCGGCAGAGACTCGGCGCGGGCCGTCTCCCAGTCCAGGATCCCCAGCGAGCGGCCGGGATCGATCAGCACGTTCCACATCGTCAGGTCGTTGTGGCTGGCGACGAGCGGCGCCTGCTTTCCGCGTACGGCGGCGCAACGGGCCGTGAGGTGTGCGATCAGCTCCGCCCCGTGGTCAATGAAGGGGGAGACGATGGACGCCGGGTCCAGCACCTCGCGCTCCAGGAGCCGCTGCTCCAGTGGGCGGATCGAGACCGTTTCGCGATTCCAGCGCTCGAGCCAGCCAGTGACGAGCATCGCGACCGTTTCCATCCGCTCCCGACCGGATGCCAGCAGTATGGCCGCTGGGGCGCCTTCCAGCGGTCGATGGAGGAAGACGCGGCGACCGTCCGGCAACTCGCGTATCTGCGCGTTGGGCACGCTCGCGCCCGCAGTCTCCGCGGCGGTGGCATGCTCGCGAATCAGCAACGCCTCGCGCTCCAGCGCGGAGTCAACGCTCCTCGACAACGGCAGCTTCGCAATGCACCGGAGGTGCGCCGCGGAACCGACCAGATGGACCACCGCCTGAGGCTGACGGGTCGTGGCGCCGATCACCAGCCCGCCACGCATCGCTCGATCGCTAAGGAGATCGAGCATCCATCGACCGACGCGAGGAGCGCCGGGCCGCATGAAGAGAAGCGCGGTGGGCCGCCAGTACAGCCCCACCAGCGTGCGAAGGAAAGGTGCTCCTGCAGCTGCCGCGGCCAGTCGACCACGGCGCACGGTCAGGGGAATCAGATGCGACGCGGCATAGGCCACGGCGTCCGCCTCGAGCGGGATCACGAATCGCGTGTCCCGCCAGTTGGGCGCGTGCAGCATGGTGAGACGCCGCTGCAGGCCGCGTTCGCGAAGAGCCCGATACGTCTTGGCCCTCCAGCGCCAGGGGACGTGGACGTAGACGAGCCCGTCGTCCGCGAGCCTGCCCTGGACTGCGCGCGCCGCGGAATCCAGCCAACCCGATGCCTGACATTCGGTCGCGGATGGGGAGAGGACGATAAGCCCGCAGTCCCCATCGCGGACCTCGCCGCTGGGAGCACAGAGACGCGGGGGACATGCCGAGCCAAGCACCAGGGAAGCCCTCACCGCTCCCTCCGGATGCAGGAGCGCGAGTGGCGACGGACTCCAGGCGTCGCAGGGGTCGGCGGACGGCGCCGGGGCGATCGGCGATGTCTTCGCAGCGGCGAGATCCACGGACCGCATCCTCACTAACGGACAGCCAGCGCCCGCTTCCAGACCTGAATCTGCTCGGACAGGATCGCGCGCTCGCGCGGCCCACGGGCCCCTGCAATGCGGAGCGCGTCGCGGACCAGACGAAGCGCCAGGCCCGGTCTCATCACGATCATGAGCGCGATGAGACGGTGCGTCGGGTAGTTGCGTCGGTAGAACAGGACGCTGCTCTCGTACCAGCGCACGCGCATCTCCGCGGCCCGCTGAGCGGTGCTGCTTGCGCCCAGATGTGTGATGGACAGGGCCGGGGAGAAGTGCACCTGCCAGCCGGCCTTGTGCAGCCGATAGCAGAGGTCGACCTCCTCGAAGTACATGAAATAGGACGGGTGAAAACGACCAACCCGGTCGAACGCAGACCGCCTGATGGCCAGCGCCGCTCCCAGAACATACGGAACGACCCGTGACCGATCGTGCGGCCAGCGTCTGAGCGAGCGAGACTGCAGAACCGGTAATCGATCCAGGAGCCAGTTCTCGATCTGTTCCTTGATGTACAGGTCAAACGGCGACGGAAATGGGAAACACGAGCGCTGGAGCGCGCCGTCGGCGTTGACGAGCCGCGGTCCCACTACGGCTGCGCGCGGGTGAGCCCCCATGTAGTCCTCGAGTGCGGCGAGCGATCCATCTACGAGGCGTGTGTCGCTGTTGAGCAACAGCACGTGCGGCGAGCGGCTGCGTTCGATCCCCTGGTTTGCGGCGGCGCCATAGCCGACGTTGGCCGAGTTCCCGATCACCTGAACGGAGGGGAATTCCTCGCGGACCATCTCGGCGCTTCCATCCGTGGAGGCGTTGTCGACGACGATTGTCTGCGCCGCACCAGCGGACTGGAAGCTGTCCAGGCAGGACCGGAGGTCCTCGCGGGTGTTGTGGTTCACGACGACGATATCCATGCTGGCTGGCGGCTACGGGCGCTGGTTCGCGAAGACGGGCGAAGTCCAATCCGCGGCGTCTTCGCGACGTGACGCCTGAGGGTATGGAGGCGGATGGCGGGGTGCCGCCGATAGATGGCTGACCCCCGCGCGCGGCCGTCGAGGTTTCCACTTCGCTAGCAGGCGGTTTATCCGTCCCCTCGTTTCCGGGTAGAAGAACGCGCGGGCGAGCCTTGGCGCCAAGCGCTGTGGGACAAACAGCATGGCCGCGAACCAGATGACGTGCAGGGCCCGTATGGGCGCAGAGATATCCCGACGCTTCCAGGCGGCAACTGCGCCGTTGAACGCCACTTCCAGGAGCGTTTCACCGGGGATTGGGTGCGTCGCGGGAGCGAGCTTCATCGAGGCAGTCCGATAGGCAAGGAACGTCATGTTGACCATATCGGTCGCCCTCGTAGGGAAATCTCGGACGCCGAGACGGTCGGCAAGGGTTCTGAGATGCTCGTGGGATTCGAGTGCGCGGCGGATGGTGGCTTGGAGGTTCGCCGCGTTTGTACGGCTCGTCGCGTAATTGTTCGCAGCGTGGAGTCGATACGTGCCCCCCACAACGTCGAGAGAACGGACCGGGCCGCAGAGGGCCGCCGCGCGGGTCAAGTACTCATCGGCGCACAGGCGGAACGTTCGCTCCGGGATCGGGAGGACCCTGCGGAGGACGGCGGCCGAATAGGCCGCGCCGCTCGTAGGGGACCAGCCCGTATGGTTGTCCAGAGATGCCAGATCCTCGCGAAGGTCGCCGGTGGGCATGGCCACGTGCATTGGAGGCCTGAAGTCGACGGTGGGCGATCCGTCTGCGCCGACGACGGCCAGGCGGTACTGGACTAGGGCCGGCCGTGGGTCGGATGCGAAGGCGCGAACGACCTGGGCGATGATGTCCCGTCCCAGTGTGTCATCCGCGTCGAGGAAGACGACGACGTCGCCTCGGCTGCGGGCAAACCCCGCGTTGAGCGCGGCTGCCTGGCCAGCGTTGTCCTGAAACACCGCCACGACGCGCGCCCCGTAGCTGGCGATGACCGATCGGGAATCGTCCGTCGATCCGTCATCGACCACGATGACCTCGGTGCTGGGATAGGTCTGGGACAGGGCGCTGACCATGGCGTCCGGAAGGAATCGCGCGTAGTTGTAGTTGTCGATGATGATGCTGACGAGCGGTCGATTTGCGCTCATCGCGCGGCCACCAGACCAGACTTATCGGGGCTTGCCGCCACCGATTGATAGACCCGTAGCACGCCTGCCGCACACTCCTCCCAGGTGGGGAGTGGCACTCGCGAGGTGGAAATGGGGTCCGCAATCTGCTGGATGATCGCGGCCGCGATTTCGGCGGGCGTGCTGCTCAGCGGCACGGACCGCGCCTGACCGGCCACGGCGAACTCGCGGAGCCCGGAAGTGTCCGCGACGAGCACCGGGCGCTCCAGAGCGAGCGCTTCCAGGACAGCGATTGAATGCGCTTCGTATTCACTCAGGAGCGTGACCAGCGACGCCTGAGATAGAAGACTTGCCATTCCGGCTCTATCGGAGGCCGAAACGGGCCCGATTGACACGCGATCGGCAACCCCGTGCCGCATTGCCAGGCGATGGAGGCTCGCCTCATACGGACCGGCGCCGGCGATCCGAAGCCGCACGTCAGGGATACGGTCGCACACGTGCGGCAGGGCTTCGATCACGCGGTGGTGGCCCTTGTATCGCTCCAACCGACCCACGGAGAGGATCAGGGTCCCGATCGGCTCAACCCTCGGCTCCGAAGGGCGAGCGGGCAGGTTGGAGCCATTCGCCACAACGTCAAAGCGCGTCCTCTCAATGCCGAGGTGCCGGGAGAAGAAATCGGCTTCGAACCTGGAAACCGCTACGAGCGCGGCCGCGCGAACCAGAAGCGGCCGCAAGGCTGCGCGCTGCAGACCCCTGAGGGCGTGTCGAAGGCGGGACGAGGTGCCGCCGCTGTGGAACGTAACGACCAGCGGAATGTCCAGACGTAGCGCGCTCATCATCGCGATTGGGGCGACCAGCGTCTGGTAGCCCTGACAGTGGACGATGTCCCACGTGGACTCCTTCATCGCGGAATAGATGCCCGGAGCGAAGTAGTAGTCGCGATCGGCCGGGTAGGCGCGAACGCGACGGACGTGAACGCCATCGAGGCA contains:
- a CDS encoding glycosyltransferase family 2 protein; this translates as MDIVVVNHNTREDLRSCLDSFQSAGAAQTIVVDNASTDGSAEMVREEFPSVQVIGNSANVGYGAAANQGIERSRSPHVLLLNSDTRLVDGSLAALEDYMGAHPRAAVVGPRLVNADGALQRSCFPFPSPFDLYIKEQIENWLLDRLPVLQSRSLRRWPHDRSRVVPYVLGAALAIRRSAFDRVGRFHPSYFMYFEEVDLCYRLHKAGWQVHFSPALSITHLGASSTAQRAAEMRVRWYESSVLFYRRNYPTHRLIALMIVMRPGLALRLVRDALRIAGARGPRERAILSEQIQVWKRALAVR
- a CDS encoding glycosyltransferase family 4 protein, which produces MRPRDAGAPMLLKREIGRTRRPTSRRRILVLLPCSPSADAVHGGGRVAAALLGMIARCHDVAVLYLQTEGEPPMSEGLRRTCAFVIEVPRPTVRSEWEARRRRLAAMLRLRPMATADWQTGKFRRAAARAIAQWRPDIIQIEHLVMAQYLSICDPRVPKLLTIHEPGTLTARERASAATGFVASAAARLEVALWERFERHALEHVQAAVVFTARDRRAVEHATPGTPIAQIPLGATIPDEPLNPTGSSPPRVCFVGSFIHPPNVDAAIRLARDIFPTVRDRVPDAHLDLVGADPPANVVALANASVTVTGRVPSVTPFLDAASVVVAPIRRGGGMRVKVLEALACGKPLVASPIALEGLADMRDGKEVLLAETDEQFADAITRLLADAAQRVTLAIHAREWACANLGWNLAAASYERLYEQLTNARSVAWSR
- a CDS encoding glycosyltransferase family 4 protein, whose translation is MLVTTPRYPPLIGGVETHAHEVAVRLARQGVKITVLTTDLTGEMEAECCLDGVHVRRVRAYPADRDYYFAPGIYSAMKESTWDIVHCQGYQTLVAPIAMMSALRLDIPLVVTFHSGGTSSRLRHALRGLQRAALRPLLVRAAALVAVSRFEADFFSRHLGIERTRFDVVANGSNLPARPSEPRVEPIGTLILSVGRLERYKGHHRVIEALPHVCDRIPDVRLRIAGAGPYEASLHRLAMRHGVADRVSIGPVSASDRAGMASLLSQASLVTLLSEYEAHSIAVLEALALERPVLVADTSGLREFAVAGQARSVPLSSTPAEIAAAIIQQIADPISTSRVPLPTWEECAAGVLRVYQSVAASPDKSGLVAAR
- a CDS encoding phosphotransferase, with protein sequence MRASLVLGSACPPRLCAPSGEVRDGDCGLIVLSPSATECQASGWLDSAARAVQGRLADDGLVYVHVPWRWRAKTYRALRERGLQRRLTMLHAPNWRDTRFVIPLEADAVAYAASHLIPLTVRRGRLAAAAAGAPFLRTLVGLYWRPTALLFMRPGAPRVGRWMLDLLSDRAMRGGLVIGATTRQPQAVVHLVGSAAHLRCIAKLPLSRSVDSALEREALLIREHATAAETAGASVPNAQIRELPDGRRVFLHRPLEGAPAAILLASGRERMETVAMLVTGWLERWNRETVSIRPLEQRLLEREVLDPASIVSPFIDHGAELIAHLTARCAAVRGKQAPLVASHNDLTMWNVLIDPGRSLGILDWETARAESLPMLDFSYALADIAAAAARYTDRKRGYEACFGAHGRYTGIAAQIERRLRECLGVPPDVAALSFDACWIQHAANEVRRRGADAPRPFLGIVADRTRELVTGQAGGPVHAAA
- a CDS encoding glycosyltransferase family A protein, translated to MSANRPLVSIIIDNYNYARFLPDAMVSALSQTYPSTEVIVVDDGSTDDSRSVIASYGARVVAVFQDNAGQAAALNAGFARSRGDVVVFLDADDTLGRDIIAQVVRAFASDPRPALVQYRLAVVGADGSPTVDFRPPMHVAMPTGDLREDLASLDNHTGWSPTSGAAYSAAVLRRVLPIPERTFRLCADEYLTRAAALCGPVRSLDVVGGTYRLHAANNYATSRTNAANLQATIRRALESHEHLRTLADRLGVRDFPTRATDMVNMTFLAYRTASMKLAPATHPIPGETLLEVAFNGAVAAWKRRDISAPIRALHVIWFAAMLFVPQRLAPRLARAFFYPETRGRINRLLAKWKPRRPRAGVSHLSAAPRHPPPYPQASRREDAADWTSPVFANQRP
- a CDS encoding glycosyltransferase translates to MVALSVVVATYNRAPMVRRCLEALNHQTQPADDYEVIVVDDGSTDATAHTLARFRPSFKLTVIHQANTGQGAALNRGVASATGRYCLFTDDDIVAGPALIASHLRAQTTEEGIVGIGQIGLQLPRRTDGYTRSFADWWERHYAELESGSRAPTYMDCYTGNLSVPRDAFRKVGGFAVDLARSHDVELGYRLVKLGLAVKYLGDARAIQIYRKNGSAIARDTERAGIASVQLYARHPPMLRQIRLGRFGEAGLWETVLRRTVLFLGVPVGPLVALGHLLGEKRSPIWYQMVDRYAYWRGVRRAVTDRDTWRRLTRGPVVLMYHAFGGEEEEPSRYVVPASRFDRQMAWLRRAGYHVLPLDDLVRYLREYRLPPARSVVITIDDGYADGRSRAWPILERYGFSATFFLVAGNVGTRNCWDLTGRLRDRPLMTWADVRDLHARGAAFGSHTQTHADLRAATPEKIDAELARSRDAIERELGSPVHLVAYPYGKHDERTEHAAARAGFRGACTVRSGPNDPGTRPTALHRTEVYGTDSPMAFAVAVWFGRTPRMAAR